A part of Rubritalea squalenifaciens DSM 18772 genomic DNA contains:
- a CDS encoding YdjY domain-containing protein, whose translation MTSATKLTTSLMGCAFVWLLPQSGVSEPERQSVKVDQNQLSKSGKYLPNKPKEESKGEVQKDGETTSQKPVVKSLGGGRYQIGKVILDKKNRAVHVPAEVNMTEGVVEYILVADSGKLHESVFSTSAKPADIHVACLLLGMKELPVAQWPKSYLQADKTSQVAVEIVWKSNGPLKRLPATECVLRTDSERLDSGGVGGLASGHWVYSGSNVRGGAFAASSEGSVISIIADDAALVNGLRPRNQDDTLYAANAKVLPNKNFKVEVVFKLPAKN comes from the coding sequence ATGACATCTGCTACGAAACTAACAACATCTCTGATGGGGTGTGCTTTTGTTTGGCTGCTTCCTCAGAGTGGTGTGAGTGAGCCTGAGAGGCAGAGTGTAAAAGTGGATCAGAACCAGCTCTCGAAGTCAGGTAAGTATCTGCCCAATAAACCCAAAGAGGAGTCTAAGGGAGAAGTGCAGAAAGATGGTGAGACTACTTCTCAAAAGCCAGTAGTGAAGTCACTGGGGGGAGGGCGCTACCAGATAGGTAAGGTGATTCTGGATAAGAAGAATCGTGCAGTCCATGTTCCAGCGGAAGTCAATATGACGGAAGGTGTGGTGGAATATATACTGGTGGCGGATTCTGGAAAACTTCACGAGTCTGTTTTCTCTACATCGGCAAAGCCTGCTGATATTCATGTAGCTTGCCTTTTACTGGGTATGAAAGAGCTTCCTGTCGCCCAGTGGCCCAAAAGTTATTTGCAAGCGGATAAGACGAGCCAAGTGGCTGTGGAAATCGTTTGGAAAAGCAACGGTCCACTGAAGCGTCTGCCAGCTACCGAGTGTGTGCTTAGAACGGATTCTGAGCGGCTCGACTCTGGTGGAGTGGGCGGCTTGGCCAGTGGTCATTGGGTGTATTCAGGGTCCAATGTCCGGGGAGGAGCCTTCGCGGCATCAAGCGAGGGGTCCGTCATTTCCATCATCGCTGATGATGCGGCTCTGGTAAACGGCCTGCGTCCTAGGAACCAAGACGACACCCTCTATGCAGCAAACGCTAAGGTGTTACCTAACAAAAATTTCAAAGTGGAGGTGGTGTTTAAACTGCCCGCAAAGAACTAG